The Desulfovibrio aminophilus genome window below encodes:
- a CDS encoding glycogen/starch/alpha-glucan phosphorylase: protein MPAKRPRTKTPAAAKDAAKPASLKADIERHILSFLGNDAALASKHDYFKALAYTVRERMAERWIKTQRAYYKRKAKRVYYLSLEFLPGRSLWNNILCLGLEQEAARTLEEFGVNPEDILELEWDAGLGNGGLGRLASCYLDSMATLGIPAYGYGIRYDYGIFYQLIQDGWQLERPDNWLRFGNPWEFERPQHLYPVEFHGEVRSYYDSHNRLRHQWISGEHVMAMACDMLVPGYRNDNVINMRLWAAKSSREFDLDFFNNGEYIKAIEHKTRSENISKVLYPSDAVAENQELRLKQQYFFVSATFQDIMRRHRKDHPSMEDLHRYVAVQLNDTHPAIAIPELMRLLLDQELMDWDEAWEITRRTFAYTNHTVMPEALEHWPVDLLERVLPRHMQIIFEINHRFLEEVAARHPGDEGLLRRMSLIEEGPARRVRMAHLAIVGSHAVNGVSVLHSEILRNQVFRDFADMDPGRFQNKTNGVTPRRWLRLCNPGLSGLLAETLGPDFLTDLDRLERLAPLAADAGFRERWEEVRRRNKKRLADYVLHKVGARLDWDGLFDVQVKRIHEYKRQFLNILHVIVLFNRLRDGVPGPGVPRAHIFGGKAAPGYRAAKLIIKLINSVAERVNAEPSAQELLKVVFLPNYCVSSAERIIPGADISEQISLAGTEASGTSNMKFALNGALTVGTLDGANVEIREAVGPESFFHFGLDAVEAAEAKARGHNPWEHYSRDPELKRAIDMIAGGHFSPLEPDLFRPLVDGLLRHGDPFLVLADFRSYADCQERASRAFQRKDRWTAMSIRNTSGMARFSSDRAVMEYARDIWGVTPQRPEE, encoded by the coding sequence ATGCCAGCCAAGCGCCCCCGGACCAAGACGCCCGCCGCGGCCAAGGACGCCGCCAAGCCCGCGTCGCTCAAGGCCGACATCGAACGCCACATCCTCTCCTTTCTCGGCAACGACGCGGCCCTGGCCTCCAAGCACGACTATTTCAAGGCCCTGGCCTACACCGTGCGCGAACGCATGGCCGAACGCTGGATCAAGACCCAGCGGGCCTACTACAAGCGCAAGGCCAAGCGCGTGTACTACCTCTCCCTGGAGTTCCTGCCCGGCCGCTCGCTCTGGAACAACATCCTCTGCCTGGGCCTGGAGCAGGAGGCCGCCCGGACCCTGGAGGAATTCGGGGTGAACCCCGAGGACATCCTCGAACTGGAGTGGGACGCGGGCCTGGGCAACGGCGGCCTGGGCCGCCTGGCCTCCTGCTACCTCGACTCCATGGCCACCCTGGGCATCCCGGCCTACGGCTACGGCATCCGCTACGACTACGGCATCTTCTACCAGCTCATCCAGGACGGCTGGCAGCTGGAGCGGCCCGACAACTGGCTCCGCTTCGGCAACCCCTGGGAATTCGAGCGGCCCCAGCACCTCTACCCCGTGGAGTTCCACGGCGAGGTGCGCTCCTACTACGACTCGCACAACCGCCTGCGCCACCAGTGGATTTCCGGCGAGCACGTGATGGCCATGGCCTGCGACATGCTCGTGCCCGGCTACCGCAACGACAACGTCATCAACATGCGCCTCTGGGCGGCCAAGTCCAGCCGCGAGTTCGACCTGGATTTCTTCAACAACGGCGAATACATCAAGGCCATAGAGCACAAGACCCGCAGCGAGAACATCTCCAAGGTCCTCTATCCCAGCGACGCCGTGGCCGAGAACCAGGAGCTGCGCCTCAAGCAGCAGTACTTCTTCGTCTCGGCCACCTTCCAGGACATCATGCGCCGCCACCGCAAGGACCATCCCAGCATGGAGGACCTGCACCGCTACGTGGCCGTGCAGCTCAACGACACCCACCCGGCCATCGCCATTCCCGAGCTCATGCGCCTGCTCCTGGACCAGGAGCTCATGGACTGGGACGAGGCCTGGGAGATCACGCGGCGGACCTTCGCCTATACGAACCACACGGTCATGCCCGAGGCCCTGGAGCACTGGCCCGTGGATCTGCTGGAGCGCGTCCTGCCCCGGCACATGCAGATCATCTTCGAGATCAACCACCGCTTCCTGGAGGAGGTGGCCGCGCGCCACCCCGGCGACGAGGGCCTGCTGCGGCGCATGTCGCTCATCGAGGAGGGCCCCGCCCGCCGCGTGCGCATGGCCCACCTGGCCATCGTGGGCTCGCACGCGGTCAACGGGGTCTCGGTCCTGCACTCGGAAATCCTCCGCAATCAGGTCTTCCGCGACTTCGCGGACATGGACCCGGGCCGCTTCCAGAACAAGACCAACGGCGTGACCCCCCGACGCTGGCTGCGGCTCTGCAACCCCGGGCTTTCGGGACTGCTGGCCGAGACCCTGGGGCCGGACTTCCTCACCGACCTGGACCGGCTGGAGCGGCTGGCCCCCCTGGCGGCTGACGCGGGCTTCCGCGAACGCTGGGAGGAGGTGCGGCGGCGGAACAAGAAGCGCCTGGCCGACTACGTGCTGCACAAGGTGGGCGCGCGCCTGGACTGGGACGGGCTGTTCGACGTGCAGGTCAAGCGCATCCACGAGTACAAGCGCCAGTTCCTGAACATCCTGCACGTGATCGTGCTCTTCAACCGCCTGCGCGACGGCGTGCCCGGGCCGGGCGTGCCCCGGGCGCACATCTTCGGCGGCAAGGCCGCGCCCGGCTACCGCGCGGCCAAGCTCATCATCAAGCTCATCAACTCCGTGGCCGAGCGGGTGAACGCCGAGCCCTCGGCCCAGGAACTGCTCAAGGTGGTCTTCCTGCCCAACTACTGCGTGTCCTCGGCCGAGCGGATCATCCCGGGCGCGGACATCTCGGAGCAGATCAGCCTGGCGGGCACCGAGGCCTCGGGCACGAGCAACATGAAGTTCGCCCTCAACGGCGCGCTCACCGTGGGCACCCTGGACGGGGCCAACGTGGAGATCCGCGAGGCCGTGGGCCCGGAGAGCTTCTTCCACTTCGGCCTGGACGCGGTGGAGGCCGCCGAGGCCAAGGCCCGGGGCCACAACCCCTGGGAGCACTATTCCCGCGACCCGGAGCTGAAGCGGGCCATCGACATGATCGCCGGAGGCCACTTCTCGCCCCTGGAGCCGGACCTGTTCCGGCCGCTGGTGGACGGACTCCTGCGCCACGGCGACCCGTTCCTCGTGCTGGCCGACTTCCGCTCCTACGCCGACTGCCAGGAGCGCGCGTCGCGGGCCTTCCAGCGCAAGGACCGCTGGACCGCCATGAGCATCCGCAACACCTCGGGCATGGCCCGGTTCTCCTCGGACCGGGCGGTCATGGAGTACGCCCGGGACATCTGGGGCGTGACCCCGCAGCGGCCCGAGGAATAG
- a CDS encoding radical SAM protein, with product MTATSLPWRRTLGALLRGRVPGQLVIQYTDHCNALCAQCGMNARADIPRSVLGADRAVALVDAAAEKGFLALSFTGGEPLLHLGEIAELSRRARDKGIPLVRTGTNGFLFRGHDRPDFPDRMRRLAETVAESGLNNFWISLDSADPAVHERNRGLPGVVRGVEKALPVFREFGLYPAANLGVNRLVGGGTPPPPAAEDPDGFREHFLAAFRRFYSFAESLGFTTVNACYPMSLPEDRAREQAVYAATSADDMVRFSGLERPLLYRALLAAVESFRHRLRVFTPRSALLSLIREHEGGEVAFPCRGGVDFFFVQAGGLTAFPCGYRGGEPLGPFPDLDVSRLSRRASCSACDWECFRDPSVLAGPLLELAMRPLAGVWRLLRDRELARAWLDDLRYYRACDNFSLRSAPDAWHMARFARHTPAGRGLSPLPAA from the coding sequence ATGACCGCCACATCGCTTCCCTGGCGCCGGACCCTCGGCGCCCTGCTGCGCGGCCGGGTTCCCGGCCAGCTGGTCATCCAGTACACCGACCACTGCAACGCCCTCTGCGCCCAGTGCGGCATGAACGCCCGCGCGGACATCCCGCGTTCCGTGCTCGGCGCGGACCGGGCCGTGGCCCTGGTGGACGCGGCCGCCGAGAAGGGTTTCCTGGCCCTCTCCTTCACCGGCGGCGAACCCCTCCTGCACCTGGGCGAGATCGCCGAGCTTTCGCGCCGCGCCCGGGACAAGGGCATCCCCCTGGTGCGCACCGGCACCAACGGCTTCCTCTTCCGGGGCCACGACAGGCCCGACTTCCCGGACCGCATGCGCCGCCTGGCCGAGACCGTGGCCGAATCCGGGCTGAACAACTTCTGGATCAGCCTGGACTCCGCCGACCCGGCCGTGCACGAGCGCAACCGGGGCCTGCCCGGCGTGGTCAGGGGCGTGGAGAAGGCCCTGCCCGTGTTCCGCGAATTCGGGCTCTACCCGGCGGCCAACCTGGGCGTGAACCGCCTCGTCGGCGGCGGGACGCCTCCGCCCCCGGCGGCCGAGGACCCGGACGGATTTCGCGAACACTTCCTGGCCGCCTTCCGCCGCTTCTACTCTTTCGCCGAGTCCCTGGGCTTCACCACGGTGAACGCCTGCTATCCCATGAGCCTGCCCGAGGACCGCGCCCGGGAGCAGGCCGTGTACGCGGCCACCTCGGCCGACGACATGGTCCGCTTCAGCGGCCTGGAGCGGCCTCTGCTCTACCGGGCGCTGCTGGCGGCCGTGGAGTCCTTCCGCCACCGCCTGCGCGTGTTCACCCCGCGCAGCGCGCTGCTCAGCCTCATCCGCGAGCACGAGGGCGGCGAGGTGGCCTTCCCCTGCCGGGGCGGGGTGGACTTCTTCTTCGTCCAGGCCGGCGGCCTCACGGCCTTCCCCTGCGGCTACCGGGGCGGCGAGCCCCTGGGGCCGTTCCCGGACCTGGACGTGTCCCGGCTTTCGCGCCGGGCCTCCTGCTCGGCCTGCGACTGGGAGTGCTTCCGCGACCCCTCGGTGCTGGCCGGGCCCCTGCTGGAGCTGGCCATGCGCCCCCTGGCCGGGGTCTGGCGGCTGCTGCGCGACCGGGAGCTGGCCCGGGCCTGGCTGGACGACCTGCGCTACTACCGCGCCTGCGACAATTTCTCCCTGCGCAGCGCGCCGGACGCCTGGCACATGGCCCGTTTCGCCCGCCATACCCCGGCGGGAAGGGGGCTTTCGCCTCTTCCGGCGGCCTGA
- a CDS encoding sensor histidine kinase KdpD, with protein MGSFEAGNGSRTDATAVCGGDPGRERKILRRIHEKIDDYESYGFSRAEVRMFNVFFDLAQEFEDDGDFYAVCVLLPSVFFNLDTDLALLSDSGALRLRCSSGEPPRPGDGFPEVPRDLPRDTVEARGRLLLPVKINPSLRDLLPFEPAEDVIGVISLRPADGLGEKERLFFQKFANRVGYQHHNRLIRTRNREHLEFIKNLVEDIGHNVIVPNMYFRLFFNRLKGKIDGLEELAREMARDEETHPGLTGERRAKLEYLHSGILSQFNEIFRHYEQTSLFLETLLRRRHFQEGRYVLEKRVCNLRKQVIEPQLERYRPRLEERGVEIDLSLGGVPDREITLLADIGLLAQVYSNLFSNAVKYAREVERWGRGRSKWMAYGWQVLPGCFGTGRDGIKLNVFSSGPVIPAAEREHLFTPGFRAANVENEYGTGHGLYFVRQVVELHGGQVGYEPLPEGNNFYLVLPLEQAAKA; from the coding sequence ATGGGTTCCTTCGAGGCCGGGAACGGGTCCCGCACGGACGCCACCGCCGTGTGCGGGGGCGATCCCGGGCGCGAGCGCAAGATCCTGCGGCGCATCCACGAGAAGATCGACGACTACGAGTCCTACGGCTTCTCGCGGGCCGAGGTCCGCATGTTCAACGTCTTCTTCGATCTGGCCCAGGAGTTCGAGGACGACGGCGACTTCTACGCGGTCTGCGTGCTCCTGCCGAGCGTCTTCTTCAATCTCGACACCGATCTGGCCCTGCTGTCCGATTCGGGCGCGTTGCGCCTGCGCTGCAGCTCCGGCGAGCCGCCCCGGCCGGGCGACGGGTTTCCCGAGGTTCCCAGGGACCTGCCCCGGGACACCGTCGAGGCGCGCGGCCGCCTGCTCCTGCCGGTGAAGATCAATCCGTCCCTGCGCGACCTCCTGCCCTTCGAGCCCGCGGAGGACGTCATCGGGGTGATCTCCCTGCGCCCGGCCGACGGGCTGGGCGAGAAGGAGCGGCTTTTCTTCCAGAAGTTCGCCAACCGCGTGGGCTACCAGCACCACAACCGACTCATCCGCACCCGCAACCGCGAGCACCTGGAGTTCATCAAGAACCTCGTGGAGGACATCGGCCACAACGTCATCGTGCCGAACATGTACTTCCGGCTCTTCTTCAACCGCCTCAAGGGCAAGATCGACGGCCTGGAGGAGCTGGCCCGGGAGATGGCCCGGGACGAGGAGACCCATCCCGGGCTCACCGGCGAGCGCCGGGCCAAGCTGGAGTACCTGCACTCCGGCATCCTGTCCCAGTTCAACGAGATCTTCCGCCACTACGAGCAGACCAGCCTGTTCCTGGAGACGCTCCTGCGCCGCCGCCACTTCCAGGAAGGCCGCTACGTCCTGGAGAAGCGCGTCTGCAATCTGCGCAAGCAGGTCATCGAGCCGCAGTTGGAGCGCTACCGCCCGAGACTGGAGGAGCGCGGGGTGGAGATCGACCTCTCCCTGGGCGGGGTGCCGGACCGCGAGATCACGCTCCTGGCGGACATCGGCCTGCTGGCCCAGGTCTACTCGAACCTCTTCTCCAACGCCGTGAAGTACGCCCGCGAGGTGGAGCGCTGGGGCCGGGGCCGCTCCAAGTGGATGGCCTACGGCTGGCAGGTCCTGCCCGGGTGCTTCGGCACGGGCCGCGACGGGATCAAGCTGAACGTCTTCAGCTCCGGCCCGGTGATCCCGGCCGCCGAGCGCGAGCACCTCTTCACTCCGGGCTTCCGCGCGGCCAACGTGGAGAATGAGTACGGCACGGGCCACGGCCTGTACTTCGTGCGCCAGGTGGTCGAGCTGCACGGCGGCCAGGTCGGCTACGAGCCCCTGCCCGAGGGCAACAACTTCTATCTCGTCCTGCCTTTGGAACAGGCCGCCAAGGCCTGA
- a CDS encoding methyl-accepting chemotaxis protein, with amino-acid sequence MKLRGKLISVQVVAVALTAGLLSGLFLWRMHSYAEREISLYREETLAREKGRLENLVGMAEGTVRAYEERSRDVEAMKRDTMRGLKRVVQAVASQMRDVWARRTARGENPAEVREELKALVRAVRFDDGNYLWIMDGSPAMIMHPVTPKLDGRSLADFKDARGGNPFQEMAEVCRKSGEGMVAYWWAKPGDAEPKQKVSYVQALPEWGWIIGGGAWMEDLTSALRAEALRQVGGMRLSDGNYFWINDLAPRMVMHPLKPEMNGRGLSDYADAKGKKLFLEMAEKARTDGAGFVEYHWSKPGREGDFPKLSYVRLFRPWGWVLGMGVYVDGIEEAVAQRRAELSKVTATALLVVVLASLCVAALGAVAAVFFARRVTNAIGAEPPDMERMAEAVAQGELGAVLRSAGAEPRGAYASMCRMSGSLTRIVGEVQGAAAQVAAGSEELTAGAENMAQAVAEETQALGRIGASMGEMVALIEDGVTLARDSERLAERSVGEARDCLEGARSAAAAMRGIAERIGMVENIARQTDLLALNAAIEAARAGEHGKGFAVVASEVRKLAETSGTAAGEISELSAQARRASEQVAEAIQGVLERVQGSAELARRSAAASAGQRERAGEVDQSLRVMDATMQQNASAAEELASTAQELSAQAAQLQSAMDFFRLEPLREELPPEAGERIAGPAALPGPPPA; translated from the coding sequence ATGAAGCTGCGCGGCAAGCTCATTTCCGTTCAGGTGGTGGCCGTGGCCTTGACGGCTGGATTGCTGAGCGGGCTGTTTCTCTGGCGGATGCACTCCTACGCGGAGCGCGAGATATCCCTCTACCGGGAGGAGACCCTGGCCCGGGAGAAGGGGCGGCTGGAAAACCTCGTGGGCATGGCCGAGGGCACGGTGCGGGCCTACGAGGAGCGCTCCCGGGACGTGGAGGCCATGAAGCGCGACACCATGCGCGGGCTGAAGCGCGTGGTCCAGGCCGTGGCCTCCCAGATGCGCGACGTCTGGGCCCGCCGGACCGCCCGGGGCGAGAACCCGGCCGAGGTCCGGGAGGAGCTGAAGGCCCTGGTGCGGGCCGTGCGCTTCGACGACGGCAACTACCTCTGGATCATGGACGGGTCCCCGGCCATGATCATGCACCCCGTCACCCCCAAGCTCGACGGCCGCTCCCTGGCCGATTTCAAGGACGCGCGCGGCGGCAACCCCTTCCAGGAGATGGCCGAGGTCTGCCGGAAGTCGGGCGAGGGCATGGTGGCCTATTGGTGGGCCAAGCCCGGGGACGCGGAGCCCAAGCAGAAGGTCTCCTACGTCCAGGCCTTGCCCGAGTGGGGCTGGATCATCGGCGGCGGGGCCTGGATGGAGGACCTCACCTCGGCCCTGCGGGCCGAGGCCCTGCGCCAGGTGGGCGGCATGCGCCTCTCCGACGGCAACTACTTCTGGATCAACGACCTGGCCCCGCGCATGGTCATGCACCCGCTGAAGCCCGAGATGAACGGCCGCGGCCTCTCGGACTACGCCGACGCCAAGGGCAAGAAGCTGTTCCTGGAGATGGCCGAGAAGGCCCGGACCGACGGCGCGGGCTTCGTCGAGTACCATTGGTCCAAGCCCGGCCGGGAGGGGGATTTCCCCAAGCTGTCCTACGTGCGCCTGTTCCGTCCCTGGGGCTGGGTCCTGGGCATGGGCGTGTACGTGGACGGCATCGAGGAGGCCGTGGCCCAGCGCCGCGCCGAGTTGTCCAAGGTCACGGCCACGGCCCTGCTGGTGGTCGTGCTGGCGAGCCTCTGCGTGGCGGCCCTGGGGGCCGTGGCGGCGGTGTTCTTCGCCCGGCGCGTGACCAACGCCATCGGCGCGGAGCCGCCGGACATGGAGCGCATGGCCGAGGCCGTGGCCCAGGGCGAACTGGGGGCCGTGCTCCGCTCCGCCGGGGCCGAACCGCGCGGGGCATACGCCTCCATGTGCCGGATGTCCGGCAGCCTGACGCGCATCGTGGGCGAGGTCCAGGGCGCGGCGGCCCAGGTGGCCGCCGGCAGCGAGGAGTTGACCGCCGGGGCCGAGAACATGGCCCAGGCCGTGGCCGAGGAAACGCAGGCCCTGGGGCGCATCGGCGCGAGCATGGGCGAGATGGTCGCGCTCATCGAGGACGGCGTGACCCTGGCCCGGGATTCCGAGCGGCTGGCCGAGCGGTCCGTGGGCGAGGCCCGGGACTGCCTGGAGGGCGCGCGCTCGGCCGCGGCGGCCATGCGCGGGATCGCCGAGCGGATCGGCATGGTCGAGAACATCGCCCGCCAGACCGACCTCCTGGCCTTGAACGCGGCCATCGAGGCGGCCCGGGCCGGGGAGCACGGCAAGGGCTTCGCCGTGGTGGCCTCGGAGGTGCGCAAGCTGGCCGAGACGAGCGGGACCGCCGCCGGGGAGATCTCCGAGCTGTCGGCCCAGGCCCGCCGGGCCTCGGAGCAGGTGGCGGAGGCCATCCAGGGCGTGCTGGAGCGCGTCCAGGGCTCGGCCGAGCTGGCCCGGCGCTCGGCCGCGGCCAGCGCGGGGCAGCGGGAACGGGCCGGGGAGGTGGACCAGTCCCTGCGGGTGATGGACGCCACCATGCAGCAGAACGCCTCGGCCGCCGAGGAGCTGGCTTCAACGGCCCAGGAACTGTCCGCCCAGGCGGCGCAGCTCCAGTCGGCCATGGACTTCTTCCGCCTGGAGCCCTTGCGGGAGGAACTCCCGCCGGAGGCCGGGGAGCGCATCGCCGGACCGGCAGCCCTGCCCGGGCCGCCTCCGGCTTGA
- a CDS encoding FapA family protein, producing the protein MAEDARLQPPLCEGLDPEAADADAVVRFGATRDRMKLCVSCYSPARGSGAPLSVERLEELLRLAGLRAELDHEAAARAVALLLAGQDARAVAIARGLRPQAARDAWVEPLGDFNFPVFPGQVFGRVHPPEPARPGRDITGQSVPPSDLRKPRNMAVPPDAGCALSEDGLLTATACGLVRVSDTQVRLEPVLRVAGDRLSVSATLYPHDALGAAVTARRVQDELSRMGVAVGVRLGRVEESLSRARQAGAAVEGVVVARGRPPEHGRDAQLELYYPERENVGTVSEGGRIDWRDRGFSPVVEEGSDIARLHPPGEGVPGQDVFGDPIPPRPGRPLSVRPGRNVETLEAGMLFRARITGVVLAGKGALDVSELLDVGGDVDYATGNIRLAHGSVRIKGTVRTGFEVAVPGSVLVDGVVEDARIEAGGDVNVRGGVFMSGEGRAFIKAGGGVSAAYTHNARVTAGGDVTIAHYITCGTVQAGYRVHSGGRVRVTDAKGKIMGGLVICAEGLEVFEAGSPMGVTTVLAVSRESPELRELMQEKRQLRALVERVSAQFGEGPPEAALARVPAERKEEALSLLVERDQALVRLKAVRRSLAELAQAELGRGVDARIVIRGVAHPGVVIKMGGRSLHVERPLERGQFSWNPQSREIVVAGL; encoded by the coding sequence ATGGCCGAAGACGCGCGCCTGCAGCCGCCTCTGTGCGAGGGACTGGACCCGGAGGCCGCCGACGCGGACGCCGTGGTCCGTTTCGGGGCCACCCGCGACCGGATGAAGCTCTGCGTGAGCTGCTACTCCCCGGCCCGGGGCTCGGGCGCGCCGCTGAGCGTGGAGCGGCTGGAGGAACTCCTGCGGCTGGCCGGGCTGCGGGCCGAGCTGGACCACGAGGCCGCCGCCCGGGCCGTGGCCCTGCTCCTGGCCGGACAGGACGCCCGGGCCGTGGCCATCGCCCGGGGCCTGCGTCCCCAGGCCGCCCGCGACGCCTGGGTGGAGCCCCTGGGCGACTTCAATTTTCCCGTCTTCCCCGGCCAGGTCTTCGGCCGGGTCCATCCGCCGGAGCCCGCCCGCCCGGGCCGGGACATCACCGGCCAGTCCGTGCCGCCCTCGGATTTGCGCAAACCCAGGAACATGGCCGTTCCCCCGGACGCGGGCTGCGCCCTTTCCGAGGACGGCCTGCTCACGGCCACGGCCTGCGGCCTCGTGCGGGTGAGCGACACCCAGGTGCGCCTGGAGCCGGTGCTCCGGGTGGCGGGCGACCGGCTTTCGGTTTCGGCGACGCTGTATCCCCACGACGCCCTGGGCGCGGCGGTCACGGCCCGCCGGGTGCAGGACGAGCTGTCGCGCATGGGCGTGGCCGTGGGCGTGCGCCTGGGCCGAGTGGAGGAGTCCCTGTCCAGGGCCCGGCAGGCGGGCGCGGCCGTGGAGGGCGTGGTGGTGGCCCGGGGCAGGCCGCCGGAGCACGGCCGGGACGCCCAGCTGGAGCTGTACTACCCCGAGCGCGAGAACGTGGGCACCGTGTCCGAGGGCGGGCGCATCGACTGGCGCGACCGGGGCTTCTCGCCGGTGGTCGAGGAGGGCTCGGACATCGCCCGGCTGCATCCTCCCGGCGAGGGGGTTCCGGGCCAGGACGTGTTCGGCGACCCGATTCCGCCGCGCCCCGGCAGGCCGCTCTCCGTGCGGCCCGGGCGGAACGTGGAGACGCTGGAGGCGGGCATGCTCTTCCGGGCCAGGATCACCGGCGTGGTCCTGGCGGGCAAGGGCGCGCTGGACGTGTCCGAGCTCCTGGACGTGGGCGGGGACGTGGACTACGCCACCGGCAACATCCGCCTGGCCCACGGTTCGGTGCGGATCAAGGGCACGGTGCGCACCGGCTTCGAGGTCGCGGTCCCGGGCAGCGTGCTCGTGGACGGGGTGGTGGAGGACGCGCGCATCGAGGCCGGCGGCGACGTGAACGTGCGCGGCGGGGTCTTCATGTCCGGCGAGGGCCGGGCCTTCATCAAGGCCGGTGGCGGCGTGAGCGCGGCCTACACCCACAATGCCCGGGTCACGGCCGGGGGCGACGTGACCATCGCCCACTACATCACCTGCGGCACGGTGCAGGCGGGCTACCGCGTGCATTCCGGCGGCCGGGTGCGCGTCACCGACGCCAAGGGCAAGATCATGGGCGGGCTGGTGATCTGCGCCGAGGGCCTGGAGGTCTTCGAGGCCGGGTCGCCCATGGGCGTGACCACGGTCCTGGCCGTGAGCCGCGAGAGTCCGGAGCTGCGGGAGCTCATGCAGGAGAAGCGGCAGCTGCGGGCCCTGGTGGAGCGGGTCTCGGCCCAGTTCGGCGAGGGACCGCCCGAGGCCGCCCTGGCGCGCGTGCCCGCCGAGCGGAAGGAGGAGGCCCTGTCCCTGCTGGTCGAGCGGGACCAGGCCCTGGTCCGGCTCAAGGCCGTGCGCCGGTCCCTGGCCGAGCTGGCCCAGGCCGAGCTGGGCCGAGGCGTGGACGCGCGCATCGTCATCCGGGGAGTGGCCCATCCCGGGGTGGTCATCAAGATGGGCGGCCGATCCCTGCACGTGGAGCGGCCCCTGGAGCGCGGGCAGTTCTCCTGGAATCCCCAGAGCCGCGAGATCGTGGTCGCGGGTTTGTGA
- a CDS encoding polymer-forming cytoskeletal protein, with product MFGKKTDDGEGVRGDELNAFLGAGIEYRGRLEFVGTVRIDGRFHGEIVSPGTLVLGRDAEVHGQIRVGSLFSSGSIQGDVEAQVKTVLHGSAVLVGSLHSKALVIEEGARVEGQVSMQGEAAMLSARASAAALDRSAELPSGALPVEDEDAHLIEPLPAGEKTM from the coding sequence ATGTTCGGCAAGAAAACCGATGACGGCGAAGGCGTGCGCGGGGACGAACTGAACGCGTTTCTGGGCGCGGGCATCGAGTACCGCGGCCGCCTGGAGTTCGTCGGCACCGTGCGCATCGACGGCCGTTTTCACGGCGAGATCGTCTCACCCGGAACGCTGGTTCTGGGCCGCGACGCCGAGGTGCACGGGCAGATCCGCGTGGGCAGCCTGTTTTCCTCCGGGAGCATCCAGGGCGACGTGGAGGCCCAGGTGAAGACCGTGCTGCACGGCTCGGCCGTGCTGGTGGGCAGCCTGCATTCCAAGGCCCTGGTCATCGAGGAGGGCGCCCGGGTCGAGGGCCAGGTGTCCATGCAGGGCGAGGCCGCCATGCTGTCCGCCCGAGCCTCCGCCGCCGCGCTCGACCGCTCCGCCGAGCTGCCCTCCGGGGCCCTGCCCGTGGAGGACGAAGACGCCCATCTCATCGAGCCCCTGCCGGCCGGTGAGAAAACCATGTGA
- the sat gene encoding sulfate adenylyltransferase: MSKLVPPHGGKGLVIRLLAGAEREAELKKAAGLKKIQITSQEKGDLIMIGIGGFSPLDGFMTKADWKSVCEKMTLADGTFWPIPVMLSASKEESAGINVGDEVALERNGLMMATIKVTEKFELSDADKAWESEKVYKGAGDDSQGDFLAKAKEEHPGVQMVFNRKPVYLAGPVKVLSEGDFPEKFPGVYKTPAQLRAEMDERGWRNVAALQLRNPMHRSHEFLCKIAVEVMDGVVIHSLVGALKPGDIPAEVRVKCIDTLVKKYFVEKNVIQAGYPLDMRYAGPREALLHATFRQNYGMNYLIVGRDHAGVGDFYGMFEAQTIFDTIPQPKEAGKALLTQPLKIDWTFYCFKCDGMASLRTCPHAKEDRVILSGTKLRKMLSEGAPVPDHFGRDEVLDILREYYASLTEKVEIKMQKAASASAMK, encoded by the coding sequence ATGTCCAAGCTCGTCCCCCCTCATGGTGGCAAAGGTCTGGTCATCCGCCTTCTGGCCGGTGCGGAGCGTGAGGCCGAACTGAAGAAGGCCGCCGGCCTGAAGAAGATCCAGATCACCTCCCAGGAGAAGGGTGACCTGATCATGATCGGCATCGGCGGCTTCAGCCCGCTGGACGGTTTCATGACCAAGGCCGACTGGAAGAGCGTCTGCGAGAAGATGACCCTGGCCGACGGCACGTTCTGGCCCATCCCGGTCATGCTCTCCGCCTCCAAGGAAGAGTCCGCCGGCATCAACGTCGGCGACGAAGTGGCCCTTGAGCGCAACGGCCTCATGATGGCCACCATCAAGGTCACCGAGAAGTTCGAGCTCTCCGACGCCGACAAGGCGTGGGAGTCCGAGAAGGTCTACAAGGGCGCCGGCGACGACTCCCAGGGCGACTTCCTGGCCAAGGCCAAGGAAGAGCACCCCGGCGTGCAGATGGTCTTCAACCGCAAGCCCGTGTATCTGGCCGGTCCGGTGAAGGTCCTCTCCGAGGGCGACTTCCCCGAGAAGTTCCCCGGCGTGTACAAGACCCCGGCCCAGCTCCGCGCCGAGATGGACGAGCGCGGCTGGAGGAACGTGGCCGCCCTGCAGCTGCGCAACCCCATGCACCGCTCCCATGAGTTCCTCTGCAAGATCGCCGTGGAAGTCATGGACGGCGTGGTCATCCACTCCCTGGTGGGCGCCCTGAAGCCCGGCGACATCCCGGCCGAAGTGCGCGTGAAGTGCATCGACACCCTGGTGAAGAAGTACTTCGTCGAGAAGAACGTGATCCAGGCCGGCTACCCCCTGGACATGCGCTACGCCGGTCCCCGCGAGGCCCTGCTGCACGCCACGTTCCGCCAGAACTACGGCATGAACTACCTGATCGTCGGCCGTGACCACGCCGGCGTCGGCGACTTCTACGGCATGTTCGAGGCCCAGACCATCTTCGACACCATCCCGCAGCCGAAGGAAGCCGGCAAGGCCCTGCTGACCCAGCCGCTGAAGATCGACTGGACCTTCTACTGCTTCAAGTGCGACGGCATGGCCTCCCTGCGCACCTGCCCGCACGCCAAGGAAGACCGCGTCATCCTCTCCGGCACCAAGCTGCGCAAGATGCTCTCCGAAGGCGCTCCGGTCCCGGATCACTTCGGCCGCGACGAAGTCCTCGACATCCTGCGCGAGTACTACGCCAGCCTGACCGAGAAGGTCGAGATCAAGATGCAGAAGGCCGCCTCCGCTTCCGCCATGAAGTAG